The Nitrospirota bacterium genome includes the window AAAAGGTCGTCAATCAGCATATTCCTAGCGATCAGGTGCCGGTCCTGTTGAAAAAACTAGAGCATAGAAAAAAAATAGATAAAGAATCGCGTGCGTATCAAAACAAAATCGCCTATTTGTCGAAGATCCTGAAAGCTTGCAAGCGATAATCTAGTCAACGGTAAGGCTTCGCGTCTTCGCTTTCTCTACGACGCCAAGCCGGTTGATTGGCTCGGTCGCGCGCGTCCTCGCACCCTGCCCGCCCTCGCGCGTGAGAGACCGCTCAATTTCATTGCGCGGACACTCTCGCGCACCCATCTGTCCCGTTTACGGGACTCCCAAAATCCATTTCATGCAGTAATAATCAGCCTTTTATATCAAAACACGCCCCAAAATGGGGCGTGTTGAGTGAAAAAATACCACCATTTTGGTACGTGGACAAAGTAATTCGAATTTATTATGTTAGGTGAATGCAGCGCCACAACTCTTACCCGTCTTTACCTAATGCAGAACAATACCACTACAGCATAGCTCAAGACAAGGAGAAGTACCCGTGCTGAGCGTAACGCCGATATCGGTCAGACAAGCGGGTACCTATTACGAGAAAGACAGCTACTACTCATCCGAAAAGCCAGGCGAATGGGCGGGCAGAGCTGCGGATGAGTTAGGACTCCGCGACGAGATCAACGGTGAGGACTGGCAGCGGGTGATCCGGGGACAAGATCCACGGACCGGAGAGCAACTGGTCCAGGCCGGAGCGAACGGAGAACACCGCTCTGCAACTGATACAACCTTCTCAGCTCCGAAGTCAGCCTCAGTGCTAGCGCTCTTGCTGAATCGAACAGACATTATTGAAGCTCACCGTAAAGCAGTCGAAGTAGCTATCAAATATATGGAACAAGACGCAGCCCAGGCGCGTGTCACTGTCGACGGGCTGACAGAGAGGGTGCATACCGGTAATCTGCTTATAGCGATCTACGAGCACACTAGAAGCCGGGAGCTTGACCCGCAGCTGCACACTCATTGCCCTGTCCTGAATATGACCGAGATGCCCGATGGATCGTGGAAAGCCGTGAGTAATGAACGGTTCTTCGAGAACAAACTATTCTACGGACAGATATACCGTAACGAGCTGGCAGCAAATCTAAAGGAGCTCGGCTACCAGATCGAATACAGCAAAGACGGCCTGTTCGAAATAGCAGGCATCGATAAATCCATCCTCGAAACTTTTTCCCGCCGTTCAGAGCAGATCAAAGAAGCCATGAATGAAATCCGCGAGAAGTACCCTCATGCGGATGAATCACAACTTCGTGAATATGCCACTCTCGGAAGCCGGGTGGCAAAACAGAAGAACATCGATAATGACGCCGTACATGCGAGCTGGGTCGAAAGGCTTCGCAGTCTCGGACTCAGTCCCGATGATCTAAACAGAACCATTGATGTGACAATCGAAACGACGGATCGTGGAAAAGAGTCAATGAATGCCGACGACGCCATCAGCATGGCCGGTAAGCTCATTACTGAGCAGGAGTTAACGTTCCCGAAAGAACAACTTCTCCGTATCGCCGGTCAGTTTTCGCTCGGCAGTGCCCGGATTAGCGATCTTGAGCGAGCAGCCAGAGACCAGCTCCGATCCGGACAGATCTTGCAACGCAAGGATGGCAGCTACACCACGGCAGAAAAGGTCCAAGAAGTCAGCGAGACAGTCCAGATGATGAAGGACGGCACGGGCAAATGTATGCCAATAATGACCAAAGAGGAATCCCTGAAGGTCCTGGAGGGCCGGGGCCTCACCCAAAGCCAGATTGATCTCAATATCCATGTTCTTACTTCCCCAGACCTGGTAATGGGCGGGCAGGGATACGCAGGTGTCGGCAAAACGACCGCGCTTGACACTCTCCGCGAGATTCTCGAAAGCCGGAGCCAGACGGTAAGAGGATTAGCCTTTACCGGCAAGGCTGCAGACGGCATCGAGCAGGAAGCCGGGATCGAAAGCAATACAATCGCCAGGGAACTACACTTATCGGGGCGAACCGACTGGATTGTACTTGACGAGGCAAGCATGGTCGGATCGAAAGATATGCACGACATCCTGAAACTCGCCCGTGAGCATAACAGCCGCGTTCTGATAATCGGCGATGCCGACCAGTTGCCGAGCATCGCAGCCGGCAGAATATTCAAAGATCTGAAAGAATCCGGCATGAGCACGGTCGAGATGAAGGAGATTGTCAGGCAGAAAGACGGAACCTACAAAGATGTAGTCCAATCCATTGTCAGCAAGCGTATCGACGACGCTTTCAATAAACTCGCTAAAACAGGCCATATCCACGAGATCAAGGACCAAAATGAACGCATAGGAGGCATTGCGAAAGACTACACCGACCGGCAAAACTGGAGAAACACGATCGTCCTCTCTGGAAAGAACGCCGACGCCCGGGAGTTAAACAGCGCAATCCGGTCCATACTTAAGGAGCGCGGGGAGATCGGGCAGCAGGATAATGAGATAACAGTGCGCGTCCCGGTCTCGCTGTCGCCGACAGAGCAGCGGTTCGGGCAGTCCTACGAACCAGGTCAGTACATCTTTGCACGAAAAGCAGGCGTCGGAGGGCTGCGGGCGGGGGATGAAGCCAGGATTGTTGCGGTTGACAAAGTTCGGCATACGCTTTCGATTGAAACTAAACAAGGTGCAGAACGGATCATCGACCTCATCCAGGACGGCGGGAACATATCGGCTTATGAGGAAAGGCAGGATAAGTTCAGCGAGCGGGAGAAGATCATCTTTACCAAGAACGACTCGAAGCTCAAGGTCCGGAACGGGCAGATTGGCGAGATCCTGAAAATCGATGAAAGCGGGCAACTGATAATCGCGATGCAAGACGGCAGCACCCGGCATATCGATCCCGCCAAGTACCAGTACGTCAACCATGGTGATGCCGTAACCACCTACAAAGCTCAGGGCATGACCCAGAATAACGTCATCGTAAATGCGCCGGCAGACGGAATGCAGACCTACAACGCGATGTACGTCCAGGCAACTCGCGGCAAATACGACCTGCAGGTCTATACCGATTCCACGGAGAAGCTGATCGAGAGGGTAAAGATCGAGCAGGAGAAGACAACGACGCTTGACAGGCCCATTGAGCAAGAGCGCGACAGCCAGGCGCAAGTCATTCAGATAAGCGAACCGCCCAAGACGGCAAGCAAGGATAAGAAGGCAAAGCAAGATAAGGATCAGGATAAGCCCGATAGCGACTCACTGGAGCTGAGTAAAGCTCCGGTTCGGGATCGGGAAATTGAAATGGAGATGTGATGATAGAGAAAAGGCACAATGCAGAGGCCACAGCTCCACACCGCTCGTCATTCTCGCACACCCGACGCAACTTGCATTGCGCCGTGTGTATACAAATATATAGTCCTCCATTTATTAGAAATTCTATTTCAACCTATTACGGAGAATACAAAACGTATACAGACAGTCCTGAAAAAGCGAACCGGAGCCGCGTCAGCAGCGGCGTATACAGCGTATACGTGGAAAACATGTTGTGTTGGCAGCACAACACATTACAACAAAGGAGGCAATCCGAATGAGCCATAAGATCGGAATGGATTTGGGAAAGGGCCATATCAAGTACCAGACGGCAACAGGCACCGGAGAAATTCCAGCCTGGTTGTCCCGAGGCCGCATTACCCAGGTCATGGGCAAGGGTAACGGCACCGGTGGAATCAGGTATCAGGATCAGGAGTATATAATCGGCAGAGACGCGATCCTGGGCAATGGATTCTCCTGGTCAGCGACAGAAACTAAAGATGACCTCCGGAATCTTCTCTTTGCGCTCTATGTGCTCGGGTCGGCCGGCATCGACGAAGTTGATATGGTTATCGGATTGCCGGTATCAGCGGCTGGCAGTCCGGCAGCGGTCGAGCGGATCAAATCACTATTGAACGGGACTCATGAATGCGTCATAGGAGAAAAGCCGACGTCGATTATCATCCGGGTAGGAGTTCTGGCGGAGCCTTTGGGCACTTATTTCAGCCTTTGCCTGGATGTCGAAGGCAAGCCAATCACAAGTTCTCCCTACTTCAATGAACTGATCGGAATCGTAGATATCGGTTACCGGACCTTGGACATCATCGCGATCGAGGGAGGGAAGCTTTCATCAGCCGGCAAAGACAGTACCCTTTCAGGAATTGCGGTTCTGTTCAGTCGCGTCTGTAAAGCTCTTGAGGAGAATCACGGAATGCTGAGGCCTCATGAGATAGAAAAAGTACATACCTGGCTGACGGGAGGATGCCAGGAGCTGATCAAGATCGGCGGCCTACCTGTTAGACCGGATATTCCCGCAGAGGTGGCAAGGTTTAAGGCTGAATTTGCCGGGCAGATTATGGATGAAGTCCAAAGCCTGTTGTCCGGCATTCGGCCGGATCGAATTGTTATGACAGGTGGCGGCGCAGCCCTTCTGCGAAATGAGCTCATCAAGATCAACCCAGATCTGACCTTTCATCCCAATCCGAGATTTGCCAACGCCATCGGCTTTTACCGTGCAGCAGTAGCCAGGGGCAGGCAGAATGCCTAACCTTGTGGCTTATCTGCATGTTCGGCTGAACTTGAATATAGCCGAGGACGCGGAGATCTACCAGAGTCTTACAAAGCTGCCGGAAGGCGAGCGGAGCAGGATGGTAAGAATTGCTCTACTGGCGTACTTCAAGGGATCGTTTGTGAGCGGTGAGAGGCGTACGAAAAGGACGAAGACGAGGCAGGCCGAAATTGAACCGGCAGAAAGACCAAGACCAATTCCGTCCATCAGTCCGCAACCGACTCCTGTCGCATCTAATCAAGAATCGCAAACGACGACGAAAAACAGTTCAGAGGCAGCTTTGAGCGAGATGCTCGACCTGATTCAATGAGAGAAGAGAACGACCAATGAACAAAGAAAACATACTAACATTCAGGCTGCCAGGAGATCTTTACAGAGACCTCTCCCAGCGAGCGGTAAAGGAAGGCAGTACCATCTCTGATCTTGCGAGGAAGATCATCATGGAGCATGCGAGAGCTGAAGAGATGAGCCGTGCTCTGGAGGACATAACAAGGAAACACTCGGTCGAACATGCCCAGATTCAGGATTTGATCAAACGGCTCGCCGTGAGTTTAGGAGCAAATAAAGGCGTAAGAAACTTGGATGAAGACATCCGAAAAATAATTATTCTCGTAAGTTGTATCGTAGATACCTTACCCGGCGCATCAGCCAGGCGACGCGAATACGGGTTGGATAAACTACAATTCTGATTATCGGGTTATCGAGGAGAGATGATGAAAACAAAATTACAAATCGATGCGAGTCAGTTGACGTCCGAAGTAACGCAAGAAGTGCTTAGGGTAATAAAGCCTCTTCTTCCAGACAAAGAAAAATATACCCAAAGAGCGAGCATTTCTGAATCCGTTCAGCAGACAGCAATAAACGCTCTTCCTCAATTCGGGCTTTTACGATTGTGGCAGATTCTTGGAAACAGGAGAAAGGGAATTCCGCCAATCATCCCCGTAAGCAAAAGCTCTTGGTGGGCAGGAGTAAAATCGGGAAAATATCCGAAACCAGTGAAGCTGTCAGCGCGGTGCACTTGTTGGCGTACTGAGGATATCCGGGAATTGTTAGAACGGATGGGAAGGCCATAACCATTCTCTGTTTACGCGTTATAGAGGTTACGCTTCAACAACCATTTTCGCGGCAACTCGTGGCCATTAAGAGAAACCGCGATATCCTTATGCCGTATAAGAAATTGCGATGATTGCCTATACCTACTGGCGAGTAGACAGGCCGGAGTGAGAAGGGCTTACTGTGAGCTTACTGCTAGTTCCCGCTATTTATTCTTTTTTAATAAATGGGAGCTATTTATTAGCATCAATTTAATTACTCAAGCCCTATAATTATTATAAAAAGAAGCCTACGCTTAAGAGATCGTATTGCTCAGGGAAGGAAGGAGTGATGCACATGAAGAAGTTGGTCCTGATTCAAGGCATTTTGTTAATATTGCTGGTGATGAGTGTCCCGATGATAGTCGAAGCTGTTTCCTATCCCGTCCTCGAGGAACATCGTCTAATAAGAACCAAAGCTGTTTTCAGCTCTGGATCGACACTTTACCTATTTGAAAGTGGTACTCCAGACGTGAAACAAGGAATAAGTGTCAATGATGTACTGACTGTTTATCGCATGAATGACGACAACAGACTGTTCGAAGTGGGCAAAATCAAAGTCCTGTCTTTTGTCGGTGATTTTTATATAAAAGGTCAAGTTACAACGGGCGAAATAAGGCATGATGACATAGCGAAAAAGGGGAATGTTTCATGCCTTGTCATTCTGCTGGACAGAGAGCCCAAGTAAAACCTATAATCAAGACTGCGTTGTGTGGTAAATTCGAAATTCATATCGCATTTCTAGAGGCCGGTGGGAATAATTTAGAATAAAAGATCAACTGGCCAGCTCATCCCGTAGTTAATTGCAAACCTTGAAAGCAATCGATGAACGCATGCAACACCATCTGAAAACTCGAGCTGCAATTGTATCTATCACTTCGAACTCGGTTCTGATCATTCTTAAACTGGCTGCTGGATTGTTCATGCACTCAGTCAGCGTGATCTCCGAAGCCGTCCATTCCGCAATTGATCTTGTTGCCGCCATTGTTGCTTTTATGTCTGTTCGCCATTCGGGGAAACCGGCAGACAAAGATCATCATTACGGCCACGGGAAAATAGAGAACATTTCGGCCACAATAGAAGCGCTGCTCATCTTCGGAGCTGCTGTTTATATCATCTATCAGGCTGTACAAAAGCTGGAACACGGCAATATAGAAGTTGAAAGCCTCGGCCTTGGTACATTGGTCATGGCCGCGTCCGCTGCCGTCAACTTCATCGTCTCACGCTATCTTTTCAAAGTTGCCCACCTGACTGACTCTGCTGCTCTCCGCGGAGATGCGCTCCACCTGAGAACCGATGTCTGGACTTCCCTCGGCGTTTTAGGCGGGCTTGCAGCAATTAAACTGACCGGTCTCGAGGTTCTGGACCCTGTTGTTGCTATCGTTGTTGCTCTTCTAATCATTAAAGCGGCCTGGGAACTGACCAAGGAGTCATTCTCGGACATACTCGATACGCGAATTCCTGCCAAGGATGAAGAACTAATCCACCGGGTTCTGGCCGAGCATTCTCATGCTATTACCGACTACCATAAACTACGTACCCGCAAATCAGGCCATGTCCGCTATATCGATCTTCATATCGTGGTTCCCGGGCGAAGCATGGTCAAAGATGCTCATTCGTTAAGCGATCTCATCACTTCCCGGATCAAAGAGCGTCTGGCAAACAGCCACGTGTTAGTCCATATTGAGCCTTGCGACGGAATGTGTAACGGGTGTCATCTGGACTGTAAATCCATGGCTCATTCCTGATGTTCATCCAGCTCACGCCTTTTTACCTCCCGTTATAAAAAATTAATAAAAAAATGATCGAGCATTCATAAAAAGCTTGACATCCTTATCATCGTCTGTTATAAGCCGCCTAGCATTTTTTCACATCATATTTTAACAGTCAGGAGGTGATGTCAATGGACGGTGGCCCAAGTCACATGTGCAGCAAATTCATATCGCTATCGAAAATAGTGCCGGAGAACCGTTCATTGCTCGCCTTCGTCATGCCTTTTTCTTCCTAACGGCTCTCACTCTTATCCATTATTTTACGATAGCGCATCCTGCCCGCGATCTCGCGGGACATTATGGAGGTGCGGATAATGGGTATCATTACGATTCCTTCTGTTTCTCAACACATTCCGAATCATGAACTATTGTGTCCTTATTTCACTATAGGGACGAATACCTGCCTGGCATCGATTTTCTTTCTGATAATCGACGCGGGAAAGGCCGAAGACCGCTGTCTGTCCGAAAACTGGGACGACTGCCCAATGGTCCTTTCAAAGCTGCTCAGAAGCAAAAACTGATTTTACCCGATTAATTTAACTAATGGAGAATGGGAGGTGATGTTTATGGAAGCTGGCCCTGCTCATAGATGCAATAAAATTTCACGATTATTAACGCCGCTACGGGAATAATACAAGGGGGAGTTACTGCTTGCCCTTCACCACCTCGATCCATCTTCCGTTTATTCTCTTCTTTCCATTATTCCCGATAGCGCATCCCGCTCCATTACGTGGTGCGGAACAATCCAACGTCGGAGGTGGGAATAATGGTCCTCATCGCAATTATTTCACTTTGTAAAAAACTTCTGAAAAAGAGCGCTTTTATTAGCGCCAGCGTGCTCCT containing:
- the mobF gene encoding MobF family relaxase, with the protein product MLSVTPISVRQAGTYYEKDSYYSSEKPGEWAGRAADELGLRDEINGEDWQRVIRGQDPRTGEQLVQAGANGEHRSATDTTFSAPKSASVLALLLNRTDIIEAHRKAVEVAIKYMEQDAAQARVTVDGLTERVHTGNLLIAIYEHTRSRELDPQLHTHCPVLNMTEMPDGSWKAVSNERFFENKLFYGQIYRNELAANLKELGYQIEYSKDGLFEIAGIDKSILETFSRRSEQIKEAMNEIREKYPHADESQLREYATLGSRVAKQKNIDNDAVHASWVERLRSLGLSPDDLNRTIDVTIETTDRGKESMNADDAISMAGKLITEQELTFPKEQLLRIAGQFSLGSARISDLERAARDQLRSGQILQRKDGSYTTAEKVQEVSETVQMMKDGTGKCMPIMTKEESLKVLEGRGLTQSQIDLNIHVLTSPDLVMGGQGYAGVGKTTALDTLREILESRSQTVRGLAFTGKAADGIEQEAGIESNTIARELHLSGRTDWIVLDEASMVGSKDMHDILKLAREHNSRVLIIGDADQLPSIAAGRIFKDLKESGMSTVEMKEIVRQKDGTYKDVVQSIVSKRIDDAFNKLAKTGHIHEIKDQNERIGGIAKDYTDRQNWRNTIVLSGKNADARELNSAIRSILKERGEIGQQDNEITVRVPVSLSPTEQRFGQSYEPGQYIFARKAGVGGLRAGDEARIVAVDKVRHTLSIETKQGAERIIDLIQDGGNISAYEERQDKFSEREKIIFTKNDSKLKVRNGQIGEILKIDESGQLIIAMQDGSTRHIDPAKYQYVNHGDAVTTYKAQGMTQNNVIVNAPADGMQTYNAMYVQATRGKYDLQVYTDSTEKLIERVKIEQEKTTTLDRPIEQERDSQAQVIQISEPPKTASKDKKAKQDKDQDKPDSDSLELSKAPVRDREIEMEM
- a CDS encoding ParM/StbA family protein → MSHKIGMDLGKGHIKYQTATGTGEIPAWLSRGRITQVMGKGNGTGGIRYQDQEYIIGRDAILGNGFSWSATETKDDLRNLLFALYVLGSAGIDEVDMVIGLPVSAAGSPAAVERIKSLLNGTHECVIGEKPTSIIIRVGVLAEPLGTYFSLCLDVEGKPITSSPYFNELIGIVDIGYRTLDIIAIEGGKLSSAGKDSTLSGIAVLFSRVCKALEENHGMLRPHEIEKVHTWLTGGCQELIKIGGLPVRPDIPAEVARFKAEFAGQIMDEVQSLLSGIRPDRIVMTGGGAALLRNELIKINPDLTFHPNPRFANAIGFYRAAVARGRQNA
- a CDS encoding AlpA family phage regulatory protein; protein product: MKTKLQIDASQLTSEVTQEVLRVIKPLLPDKEKYTQRASISESVQQTAINALPQFGLLRLWQILGNRRKGIPPIIPVSKSSWWAGVKSGKYPKPVKLSARCTCWRTEDIRELLERMGRP
- a CDS encoding cation diffusion facilitator family transporter translates to MKAIDERMQHHLKTRAAIVSITSNSVLIILKLAAGLFMHSVSVISEAVHSAIDLVAAIVAFMSVRHSGKPADKDHHYGHGKIENISATIEALLIFGAAVYIIYQAVQKLEHGNIEVESLGLGTLVMAASAAVNFIVSRYLFKVAHLTDSAALRGDALHLRTDVWTSLGVLGGLAAIKLTGLEVLDPVVAIVVALLIIKAAWELTKESFSDILDTRIPAKDEELIHRVLAEHSHAITDYHKLRTRKSGHVRYIDLHIVVPGRSMVKDAHSLSDLITSRIKERLANSHVLVHIEPCDGMCNGCHLDCKSMAHS